The following proteins are co-located in the Solanum pennellii chromosome 1, SPENNV200 genome:
- the LOC107013380 gene encoding pentatricopeptide repeat-containing protein At4g39530 has protein sequence MSKLCKLSCKFEPKSLKNGVTQSCFRFFTVSSSLHHRSEEENYTVIRRNRRTQRHYLSKLLFTLSTTHCKEIHTQVILCGFENNPFLNNILIQSYSTRGCLDYARKVFDKMPKRDMISWSSVITMYTQNGVYDESLSLFAELRRSCKEGEGPNEFVLASVVSCCGRLGSIVKGEELHCFVLKAGFDQFVYVGTSLIDFYSKGGDVGSARRVFDDLVVKSTATWTAIIAACVNVGKSEISLQLLRNMLETDVAPDNYVVSSILGACSSLEYIKGGKEIHGYVLRRGAEMDVIVSNVLIDFYMKCGKVRTARSVFDRMEVKNAISWTTMISGYMQNSSDWEAISMFRDFNGLGWILDRFACSSVLISCGSVEALELGRQVHAYTVKANVDSDEYVKNSLIDMYAKCNSFGDARKVFDIMGDHDVISYNAVIEGCLTQNRLYEAFDLFAEMRENLIPPSLLTFVSLLGASASLFSLELSTQLHGLTIKFGFSADMFVCSILVDVYSKCLSIGDARQVFNEMNEKDIVVWNSMLFGYMQQCEIEEALKLFLLLRQSLQKPNALTFVALIAASSNLVSLLHGLQFHNQIVKLGLDFDLHVTNALVDMYSKCGSLEEARKMFNSTIQRDIACWNSMISTYAQHGEAKEALNMFEKMIKDGLKPNNVTFVGVLSACSHVGLVKEGFRHFYSMDGYGIEPEMEHYVCMVSLLGRAGKLVEATELIETMPIPPAAIVWRSLLSACREAGHIDLGKYAASMAISIDPKDSGSHILLSNIFASKGMWINVKKLREKMDSSGVVKEKGCSWIEINNEVHLFIARDRSHHQTDLIYSFLELLIQNMKGIGYVHEDTTFSNE, from the coding sequence GACGAACCCAACGCCATTATTTAAGCAAATTATTATTCACATTATCTACAACCCATTGTAAAGAAATCCACACCCAAGTGATTCTTTGTGGATTTGAAAACAACCCTTTTCTTAACAACATCTTGATTCAATCATATTCGACTAGGGGGTGTTTGGACTATGCACGCAAAGTGTTTGATAAAATGCCTAAAAGGGATATGATTTCTTGGTCTTCTGTTATTACTATGTATACCCAAAATGGGGTTTATGATGAATCATTGTCGCTTTTTGCTGAGTTGAGGAGAAGTTGTAAAGAGGGGGAGGGGCCAAATGAGTTTGTTTTGGCTAGTGTTGTTAGTTGTTGTGGAAGGTTAGGTAGTATTGTGAAAGGTGAGGAATTGCATTGTTTTGTGTTGAAAGCTGGTTTTGATCAGTTTGTGTATGTAGGGACGTCTTTGATTGATTTTTACTCGAAGGGTGGAGATGTAGGGTCAGCGAGGCGAGTTTTTGATGATTTGGTGGTGAAGAGTACGGCTACTTGGACTGCGATTATTGCAGCGTGTGTGAATGTGGGGAAGAGTGAAATTTCATTGCAGCTATTGAGGAATATGTTGGAGACTGATGTTGCACCTGATAATTATGTGGTTTCGAGTATCTTGGGTGCTTGTTCGTCGCTTGAGTATATTAAAGGAGGAAAGGAAATTCATGGTTATGTGCTTAGACGGGGAGCGGAGATGGATGTTATAGTGAGTAATGTTCTTATTGATTTCTATATGAAGTGTGGCAAGGTTAGGACTGCAAGGTCAGTTTTTGATCGAATGGAAGTTAAAAACGCTATTTCTTGGACAACGATGATCTCTGGATACATGCAGAATTCTTCTGACTGGGAAGCCATAAGCATGTTTAGAGACTTTAACGGTTTGGGTTGGATTCTAGATAGATTTGCTTGTAGTAGTGTACTTATTTCTTGTGGGTCGGTTGAAGCTTTAGAGCTGGGAAGACAAGTGCATGCTTATACCGTGAAAGCTAATGTCGATTCTGATGAATATGTGAAGAATAGCTTGATTGATATGTACGCGAAATGTAATTCATTTGGTGACGCAAGGAAGGTTTTTGACATTATGGGTGATCATGACGTAATCTCTTACAATGCTGTAATTGAGGGTTGTTTAACGCAGAATAGGCTATATGAAGCTTTTGATCTATTTGCTGAAATGAGAGAGAATCTGATTCCTCCAAGCCTTTTGACTTTTGTTAGCTTGCTGGGTGCATCAGCTTCGCTTTTCTCCTTGGAGTTAAGTACGCAACTTCACGGTCTTACCATAAAATTTGGTTTTTCTGCTGACATGTTTGTTTGTAGCATCCTAGTAGATGTTTACTCGAAATGTTTGTCTATTGGAGATGCGAGGCAAGTAttcaatgaaatgaatgaaaagGATATTGTTGTATGGAACTCTATGTTGTTTGGGTACATGCAACAGTGTGAAATTGAAGAGGCTCTAAAGCTCTTCCTACTATTGCGTCAGTCTTTGCAAAAGCCAAACGCGTTGACTTTTGTTGCCCTCATTGCTGCATCTAGTAACCTAGTAAGTCTGCTTCATGGTCTCCAGTTTCATAACCAGATTGTAAAACTCGGCCTAGATTTTGATCTGCATGTTACAAATGCACTCGTCGATATGTACTCCAAGTGTGGTAGCTTGGAAGAGGCACGTAAGATGTTTAATTCCACTATCCAGAGAGATATCGCGTGTTGGAATTCTATGATATCCACTTATGCACAGCACGGAGAAGCAAAGGAAGCTCTTAATATGTTtgagaaaatgataaaagatgGATTGAAACCCAACAATGTCACCTTTGTTGGAGTGCTTTCAGCATGTAGCCATGTTGGTCTTGTAAAAGAAGGATTTCGTCACTTCTATTCCATGGACGGCTACGGTATTGAACCAGAAATGGAGCATTATGTTTGCATGGTGTCTCTCTTGGGTCGAGCTGGTAAACTGGTCGAAGCAACGGAACTCATTGAAACAATGCCAATTCCACCGGCCGCCATTGTGTGGAGGAGTTTGCTTAGCGCGTGTAGAGAAGCTGGTCATATTGACCTGGGTAAATATGCAGCATCAATGGCGATATCAATAGATCCAAAAGACAGTGGATCACATATCctactttcaaatatttttgcatCTAAAGGCATGTGGATCAATGTCAAAAAGTTAAGAGAGAAAATGGATAGCAGTGGTGTAGTGAAAGAAAAAGGGTGTAGTTGGATAGAAATAAACAATGAGGTTCATTTGTTTATTGCAAGAGACCGAAGTCATCACCAAACTGATTTGATATATTCATTTTTGGAACTTCTGATTCAGAATATGAAAGGAATCGGATATGTTCATGAGGATACTACCTTCTCAAATGAGTAA